One window from the genome of Micromonospora aurantiaca ATCC 27029 encodes:
- a CDS encoding DeoR/GlpR family DNA-binding transcription regulator has translation MLAQQRQSAILELIRQSGGVRVSHLVSRFGVSDMTIRRDLEVLADRGLIDKVHGGATLAGPGSTEEPGFAAKSVRQQAEKRAIVERAAELVEPRMAVALSAGTTTAALAARLAEVRGLTVVTNSIPVADALYQNPRADQTVVLTGGIRTPSDALTGPVAEAAIAALNVDLLFLGVHGMSPRTGFTTPNLLEAAVNRRLIGAARRLVVLADHTKWETIGIATIAPLEEADVLITDGGLPPEARRQLGEQVGELVVVRAD, from the coding sequence ATGCTCGCCCAGCAACGGCAGAGCGCCATCCTGGAGTTGATCCGCCAGAGCGGCGGCGTCCGGGTCAGTCACCTGGTCAGCCGCTTCGGGGTGTCCGACATGACGATCCGCCGCGACCTGGAGGTGCTGGCCGACCGCGGCCTGATCGACAAGGTGCACGGCGGAGCGACGCTCGCCGGACCCGGCTCCACCGAGGAGCCCGGCTTCGCCGCCAAGTCGGTACGCCAGCAGGCCGAGAAGCGAGCCATCGTGGAGCGGGCCGCCGAGCTGGTCGAGCCGCGGATGGCGGTGGCGCTGTCCGCGGGCACCACCACCGCCGCGCTGGCCGCCCGGCTGGCCGAGGTACGCGGACTGACAGTGGTCACCAACTCGATCCCGGTGGCCGACGCGCTCTACCAGAACCCCCGCGCCGACCAGACGGTGGTGCTGACCGGCGGCATCCGTACCCCGTCGGACGCGCTCACCGGCCCGGTCGCCGAGGCGGCCATCGCCGCGCTCAACGTCGACCTGCTCTTCCTCGGCGTGCACGGGATGAGCCCGCGTACCGGCTTCACCACGCCCAACCTGCTGGAGGCGGCGGTGAACCGGCGGCTGATCGGCGCCGCCCGGCGGCTCGTGGTGCTGGCCGACCACACCAAGTGGGAGACCATCGGCATCGCCACCATCGCGCCGCTGGAGGAGGCCGACGTGCTGATCACCGACGGCGGCCTGCCGCCGGAGGCCCGTCGGCAGCTCGGTGAGCAGGTCGGCGAGCTGGTGGTGGTCCGCGCGGACTGA